One Burkholderia thailandensis E264 genomic window carries:
- a CDS encoding LysR family transcriptional regulator, whose translation MNVLADMEMFVRVVECGSFAAAAEASQVSATMVAKRIQAIEARLGARLLHRTTRRQQLSDVGQLYFERCRRALAEVELAESSAAELHATPSGVLRIVAPVGFGSYSLVPALAEYMALHPQVRVDLTLDNDPPRFWQGDFELGVHIGEIDAPGLVARPLKPYRRQLAAAPAYLARHGTPKRPEQLSEHVCLGLSYWRRRDRWRLVGPRGEVRDVAVRGGFTANHGDALRVAALQGLGIVLQPQAVLTGDLAAGRLVPVLPAWSLAPSPMYLVYAQDRRPTAKLRSAIDFLLAQFGERDKR comes from the coding sequence GTGAACGTCCTCGCCGATATGGAAATGTTCGTGCGGGTGGTCGAATGCGGCAGCTTCGCCGCCGCGGCCGAAGCGAGCCAAGTGTCCGCGACGATGGTGGCCAAGCGCATCCAGGCGATCGAAGCGCGTCTCGGCGCGCGGCTGCTTCATCGCACGACGCGTCGGCAACAGTTGTCCGACGTCGGGCAGCTCTATTTCGAGCGCTGCCGGCGCGCGCTGGCGGAAGTCGAACTGGCCGAAAGCAGCGCGGCCGAGCTGCACGCGACGCCGAGCGGCGTGCTGCGCATCGTCGCGCCGGTGGGGTTCGGCAGCTATAGCCTCGTGCCCGCGCTCGCCGAATACATGGCGCTGCATCCGCAGGTCCGCGTCGACCTGACGCTCGACAACGATCCGCCGCGCTTCTGGCAGGGCGATTTCGAACTGGGCGTCCATATCGGCGAAATCGACGCGCCGGGCCTCGTCGCGCGGCCGCTGAAGCCCTACCGCCGGCAACTCGCGGCCGCGCCCGCCTACCTCGCCCGGCACGGCACGCCGAAGCGCCCCGAGCAGTTGTCCGAGCATGTGTGCCTGGGGCTGTCGTACTGGCGACGCCGGGATCGCTGGCGTCTCGTCGGGCCGCGCGGCGAAGTTCGCGACGTCGCGGTGCGTGGCGGCTTCACGGCGAACCACGGCGACGCGTTGCGCGTCGCCGCGCTGCAGGGCCTCGGCATCGTGCTGCAGCCGCAGGCCGTGCTGACGGGCGACCTCGCCGCGGGCCGCCTCGTGCCCGTGCTGCCCGCGTGGTCGCTCGCGCCGTCGCCGATGTATCTCGTCTACGCGCAGGACCGCCGCCCGACGGCCAAGCTGCGCAGCGCGATCGATTTCCTGCTGGCGCAATTCGGCGAACGCGACAAGCGTTGA
- a CDS encoding 4-oxalocrotonate tautomerase, producing the protein MPTIHLEMHPGRTLEQKRAFVTEVTRVTAETLNCPVESVDIVITEVPRDAWAKAGKLVSDR; encoded by the coding sequence ATGCCGACAATACACCTGGAAATGCATCCTGGCCGCACGCTCGAACAGAAGCGCGCGTTCGTGACCGAAGTGACGCGCGTCACGGCGGAAACGTTGAACTGCCCCGTCGAGAGCGTCGACATCGTCATCACCGAGGTGCCGCGCGACGCGTGGGCGAAGGCGGGCAAGCTGGTCTCGGATCGATGA
- a CDS encoding DMT family transporter, whose amino-acid sequence MDQLFVLLVLFSALLHATWNAFLHVSEDRVAQLGTMSIPYLLAGAAGALALPPPPAEAWPYAAASALLELGYCAALLRAYRSGEFSQIYPIARGLSPLVVCALALVALGERPTPFALAGIAFVSLGIASLAFRRGFRLSGEGVPYAIVTGLFIAAYSVVDGRGVRLAGDPLAYVAWVYLLWNLPQFALICRLRGWRAIAGPRAAVSRGLVAGTLSLAAYAIAIVAYRHLPVATVSALRETSSIFAVAIGWFALREPPNARRLAACALVVAGAMLIRM is encoded by the coding sequence ATGGACCAACTGTTCGTCCTGCTCGTGTTGTTCTCCGCGCTGCTGCACGCCACGTGGAACGCGTTCCTGCACGTGAGCGAAGACCGCGTCGCGCAACTCGGCACGATGTCGATCCCGTATCTGCTCGCCGGCGCGGCGGGTGCGCTCGCGCTGCCGCCGCCGCCCGCCGAAGCGTGGCCGTACGCCGCCGCCTCCGCGCTGCTCGAGCTCGGCTACTGCGCGGCGCTGCTGCGCGCATACCGCAGCGGCGAATTCAGCCAGATCTATCCGATCGCGCGCGGGCTGTCGCCGCTCGTCGTCTGCGCGCTCGCGCTCGTCGCGCTCGGCGAGCGGCCGACGCCGTTCGCGCTCGCCGGCATCGCGTTCGTGTCGCTTGGGATCGCGTCGCTCGCGTTCAGACGCGGCTTCCGGCTCTCCGGCGAAGGCGTGCCGTACGCGATCGTCACGGGCCTCTTCATCGCCGCGTACTCGGTCGTCGACGGCCGCGGCGTGCGCCTCGCCGGCGATCCGCTCGCGTACGTCGCGTGGGTGTACCTGCTGTGGAACCTGCCGCAGTTCGCGCTGATCTGCCGGCTGCGCGGCTGGCGCGCGATCGCCGGCCCGCGTGCGGCCGTGTCGCGCGGGCTCGTCGCCGGCACGCTGTCGCTCGCCGCCTATGCGATCGCGATCGTCGCGTACCGGCATCTGCCGGTGGCGACCGTGTCCGCGCTGCGCGAGACGAGTTCGATCTTCGCCGTCGCGATCGGCTGGTTCGCATTGCGCGAGCCGCCCAACGCGCGCCGGCTCGCCGCGTGCGCGCTCGTCGTCGCGGGCGCGATGCTGATCCGGATGTGA
- the ceoR gene encoding putative multidrug efflux transcriptional regulator CeoR, with the protein MDRLQAMQVFTRVVDTNSFTKAAETLGLPRASVTTIIQNLEAFLGVRLMHRTTRRLSLTPDGAAYYERCVRILADVEETEASFQSNNRKPHGKLRVDMPGSIGRLIVIPSLCEFHSRYPDIDLQLGLSDRPVDLLQEGIDCVIRVGALQDSSLVARRVGLFEGTTVASPAYLEKYGEPQTIEALAQHKAVNYFSSRTGRTIEWAFLIDGKEVEVKMNGLVSVNDADAYVTCGIEGFGLIQPPLFMVLPHLRNGTLKEVLPGYKPLPMPISVVYPHSRHLSPKVRVFVDWVAEIFERCPLLSGRKGLDATCSKRTFEEAERAPSLDTPVLNEWVA; encoded by the coding sequence ATGGACCGGCTGCAGGCCATGCAGGTGTTTACGCGCGTCGTCGATACGAACAGCTTTACCAAAGCGGCCGAGACGCTCGGCCTGCCCCGCGCGTCGGTGACGACGATCATTCAGAATCTGGAGGCTTTCCTCGGCGTGCGGCTGATGCACCGGACGACGCGCCGGCTGTCGCTCACGCCCGACGGCGCCGCGTACTACGAGCGCTGCGTGCGGATTCTCGCGGACGTCGAGGAAACCGAGGCGAGCTTCCAGTCCAACAACCGAAAACCGCACGGCAAACTGCGGGTCGACATGCCGGGCTCGATCGGACGCCTGATCGTGATCCCTTCTCTGTGCGAATTCCATTCGCGCTACCCGGATATCGATCTGCAGCTCGGCCTGTCGGACCGGCCGGTCGATCTGCTGCAGGAAGGCATCGACTGCGTGATCCGCGTCGGCGCGCTGCAGGATTCGTCGCTCGTCGCGCGCCGGGTCGGGCTGTTCGAGGGCACGACCGTCGCGTCGCCCGCGTATCTCGAGAAGTACGGCGAGCCGCAGACGATCGAGGCGCTCGCGCAGCACAAGGCCGTCAACTACTTCTCGAGCCGCACCGGGCGCACGATCGAATGGGCGTTCCTGATCGACGGCAAGGAAGTCGAGGTGAAGATGAACGGGCTCGTGTCGGTCAACGACGCGGACGCGTACGTGACCTGCGGGATCGAAGGCTTCGGGCTGATCCAGCCGCCGCTCTTCATGGTGTTGCCGCACCTGCGCAACGGCACGCTCAAGGAGGTGCTGCCGGGCTACAAGCCGCTGCCGATGCCGATTTCGGTCGTCTATCCGCACAGCCGGCATCTGTCGCCGAAGGTGCGCGTGTTCGTCGACTGGGTCGCCGAGATCTTCGAGCGCTGCCCGCTGCTGAGCGGCCGCAAGGGGCTCGATGCGACGTGCAGCAAGCGCACGTTCGAGGAAGCCGAGCGCGCGCCGTCGCTCGACACACCGGTGTTGAACGAATGGGTGGCCTGA
- a CDS encoding PLP-dependent aminotransferase family protein: protein MRVSVLSDWLAQRIVRGGGAQPIYRQLHRLLQQAILTRELPAGARVPSSRLLAAELGIARNTVTQVYEQLALEGYVSSATGRGTFVADSAPDEIVGAPADSPPGARGAASAGAAARMESDPETEPGFAPRSLSARGTRLVGGAGVSKRQGGAFMPGVPDVSRFPARVWTRLHNKYWRRLRPELLTYAPGGGLASLREALADYLRTSRSVRCAPEQIIVTTGIHQSIDLAVRLLTDPGDVIWTEDPCYWGVRSVMHVSGLTTRPIPVDEEGIAPAAADFAAPPKLMLVTPSHQYPLGMVMSLARRRMLLEYARQHGAWIIEDDYDSEFRYGSRPLASLQGLDTAGQVIYVGSFSKTLFPGLRVGYLVAPEPLAESFATASAELYREGQLLQQAVLAEFIAEGHFVSHIRKMRTLYGQRRQTLLDALARRYGDALPAVGGDAGLHLVMRLPDGADDRAVARAALERDIVVRALSGYYADATRAASGLLLGYACVPEDEIARAFDTLSQAIDDVVFGRAAASGGSASAASAASAASAASAASTASTASAASAASAADRLPAAAAR, encoded by the coding sequence ATGCGGGTGAGCGTGCTGTCGGACTGGCTGGCGCAGCGGATCGTGCGCGGCGGCGGCGCGCAGCCGATCTACCGGCAACTGCACCGGCTGCTGCAGCAAGCGATCCTGACCCGCGAACTGCCGGCGGGCGCGCGCGTGCCATCGTCGCGGCTTCTCGCGGCGGAGCTCGGGATCGCGCGCAACACCGTCACGCAGGTCTACGAGCAGCTCGCGCTCGAAGGCTACGTGAGTTCGGCGACCGGGCGCGGCACGTTCGTCGCGGACAGCGCGCCCGACGAGATCGTCGGCGCGCCGGCCGATTCGCCGCCCGGCGCGCGCGGCGCGGCGTCGGCCGGGGCGGCGGCCCGCATGGAATCCGACCCCGAAACGGAGCCCGGCTTCGCGCCCCGATCGCTGTCCGCGCGCGGCACGCGTCTCGTCGGCGGCGCGGGCGTGTCGAAGCGGCAGGGCGGCGCGTTCATGCCGGGCGTGCCCGACGTGTCGCGCTTTCCGGCGCGCGTGTGGACGCGGTTGCACAACAAGTACTGGCGGCGGCTGCGCCCCGAGCTCTTGACCTATGCGCCGGGCGGCGGCCTCGCGTCGCTGCGCGAGGCGCTCGCCGACTACCTGCGCACGTCGCGCTCGGTGCGCTGCGCGCCCGAGCAGATCATCGTGACGACGGGCATTCACCAGTCGATCGATCTCGCGGTGCGCCTGTTGACCGATCCCGGCGACGTGATCTGGACCGAGGACCCGTGCTATTGGGGCGTGCGCAGCGTGATGCACGTGTCGGGCCTGACGACGCGGCCGATTCCCGTCGATGAAGAAGGGATCGCGCCCGCGGCCGCCGATTTCGCGGCGCCGCCGAAGCTGATGCTCGTCACGCCGTCGCATCAGTATCCGCTCGGGATGGTGATGAGCCTCGCGCGGCGGCGGATGCTGCTCGAATACGCGCGCCAGCACGGCGCGTGGATCATCGAGGACGATTACGACAGCGAGTTCCGCTACGGCAGCCGGCCGCTCGCGTCGCTGCAGGGGCTCGACACGGCCGGGCAGGTGATTTACGTCGGCAGCTTCAGCAAGACGCTGTTTCCGGGGCTGCGGGTCGGCTATCTGGTCGCGCCGGAGCCGCTCGCCGAGAGCTTCGCGACCGCGAGCGCGGAGCTGTACCGCGAAGGGCAGCTGTTGCAGCAGGCGGTGCTCGCCGAGTTCATCGCGGAGGGGCATTTCGTGTCGCACATCCGCAAGATGCGCACGCTGTACGGGCAGCGCCGGCAGACGCTGCTCGACGCGCTCGCGCGCCGCTACGGCGACGCGCTGCCGGCCGTCGGCGGCGATGCGGGGCTGCATCTCGTGATGCGGCTGCCGGACGGCGCCGACGACCGCGCGGTCGCGCGCGCGGCGCTCGAGCGCGACATCGTCGTGCGCGCGCTGTCCGGCTACTACGCGGATGCGACGCGCGCGGCGTCCGGGCTGCTGCTTGGCTATGCGTGCGTGCCGGAGGACGAGATCGCGCGCGCGTTCGACACGCTGTCGCAGGCGATCGACGACGTGGTGTTCGGGCGCGCGGCGGCATCGGGGGGATCGGCATCGGCGGCATCGGCGGCATCGGCAGCATCGGCAGCATCGGCAGCATCGACAGCATCGACAGCATCGGCGGCATCGGCGGCATCGGCGGCCGATCGGCTGCCGGCCGCCGCCGCGCGCTGA
- the selD gene encoding selenide, water dikinase SelD, which yields MTETKQTDAAPPRLTSLSHGGGCGCKIAPGVLSDLLRRNAPPALFPDLLVGTETSDDAAVYRLNDEQAIVATTDFFMPIVDDPFDFGRIAATNALSDVYAMGGKPILALALVGMPINVLPHETIAAVLRGGEAVCADAGIPVAGGHSIDSVEPIYGLAALGVVHPSRVKRNAAARAGDVLVLGKPLGVGVLSAALKKGRLDAQGYAQMIATTTKLNRPGTALAALPGVHALTDVTGFGLLGHTLEIARGAGLTARVRYGALPWLAGVEAFAADGVFTGASGRNWAAYGHDVRLRDGLPAVAQALLTDPQTSGGLLVACAPDALDDVLACFADDGFDHAAVIGEVIDGPARVDVS from the coding sequence ATGACCGAGACCAAGCAAACCGACGCGGCGCCGCCGCGCCTCACGAGCCTGTCGCACGGCGGCGGCTGCGGCTGCAAGATCGCGCCCGGCGTGCTGTCGGATCTGCTCAGGCGCAACGCGCCGCCCGCGCTCTTTCCCGACCTGCTCGTCGGCACCGAGACGTCCGACGATGCGGCCGTCTACCGGCTGAACGACGAGCAGGCGATCGTCGCGACCACCGATTTCTTCATGCCGATCGTCGACGACCCGTTCGACTTCGGCCGCATCGCCGCGACGAACGCGCTGTCCGACGTCTACGCGATGGGCGGCAAGCCGATCCTCGCGCTCGCGCTCGTCGGCATGCCGATCAACGTGCTGCCGCACGAGACGATCGCCGCGGTGCTGCGCGGCGGCGAGGCGGTGTGCGCGGACGCGGGCATTCCCGTGGCGGGCGGCCATTCGATCGATTCCGTCGAGCCGATCTACGGGCTCGCGGCGCTTGGCGTCGTCCATCCGTCGCGCGTGAAGCGCAACGCGGCCGCGCGTGCGGGCGACGTGCTCGTGCTCGGCAAGCCGCTCGGCGTCGGCGTGCTGTCCGCCGCGCTGAAGAAGGGCCGGCTCGATGCGCAAGGCTACGCGCAGATGATCGCGACGACGACGAAGCTCAATCGGCCGGGCACGGCGCTCGCCGCGCTGCCGGGCGTGCATGCGCTGACCGACGTGACGGGCTTCGGCCTGCTCGGCCACACGCTCGAGATCGCGCGCGGCGCGGGGCTGACCGCGCGCGTGCGCTACGGTGCGTTGCCGTGGCTCGCGGGCGTCGAGGCGTTCGCGGCCGACGGCGTGTTCACCGGCGCGTCCGGCCGCAACTGGGCCGCATACGGCCACGACGTGCGGCTGCGCGACGGCCTGCCCGCTGTCGCGCAGGCGCTGCTGACCGATCCGCAGACCTCGGGCGGGCTGCTCGTCGCGTGCGCGCCCGACGCGCTCGACGATGTGCTCGCCTGCTTCGCCGACGACGGCTTCGACCACGCCGCGGTGATCGGCGAAGTGATCGACGGGCCGGCGCGCGTCGACGTGAGCTGA
- a CDS encoding IS5 family transposase (programmed frameshift), whose protein sequence is MEISEAQFKQIEHCLPRQRGNVSLSNLQVLNAILYVAEHGCKWRGLPPRFGRWHTIYTRMNRWSRNGVLDRVFTELQRAQIIRVRIEAVSLDSTIVKVHPDGTGAFKKNGPQAIGKSRGGWTTKIHMVAADARTAITFALSPGQAGDAPQGRALLERLGPPNRPLHLLMDKAYEGNETRQLALDLGFIPVVPPLSTRVEPWEYDREMYKRRNEVERLFRRLKGFRRIFSRFDKLDLMFIAFINFALIIEALR, encoded by the exons ATGGAAATCTCCGAAGCCCAATTCAAGCAGATCGAACATTGCCTGCCGCGACAGCGTGGCAATGTGAGCCTGTCGAACCTGCAAGTGCTCAACGCGATCCTTTATGTGGCCGAGCACGGATGTAAATGGCGCGGCCTGCCACCACGTTTCGGCCGCTGGCACACGATCTACACGCGCATGAACCGTTGGTCTCGCAACGGTGTACTGGACCGAGTGTTCACGGAGTTGCAGCGCGCGCAGATCATTCGCGTTCGGATTGAAGCGGTATCGCTGGATAGCACGATCGTGAAGGTTCATCCTGACGGCACCGGTGCGT TTAAAAAAAATGGACCTCAAGCCATCGGCAAGTCTCGCGGAGGATGGACAACCAAGATTCATATGGTTGCCGCGGATGCTCGAACAGCCATAACGTTCGCACTGTCGCCCGGTCAAGCCGGCGATGCGCCGCAGGGACGTGCACTGCTCGAACGCCTGGGGCCGCCGAATCGGCCGCTGCACCTGCTGATGGACAAGGCGTACGAAGGTAACGAAACCCGACAACTCGCGCTCGATCTCGGCTTCATCCCGGTCGTCCCTCCGTTGAGTACGCGCGTCGAGCCTTGGGAATACGACCGGGAAATGTACAAGCGTCGTAACGAAGTCGAGCGGCTGTTCCGTCGATTGAAGGGTTTTCGTCGCATCTTCTCGCGCTTCGACAAACTCGACTTGATGTTCATTGCCTTTATCAACTTCGCCCTGATTATCGAAGCCCTTCGATAG
- a CDS encoding purine-nucleoside phosphorylase, translated as MLTRSLLSAAVFSLAACAMAPSVAQNNGDAFAEAGAQGRPVKVMIISMFGPEGQAWLDRLGPWKDIAVPGLSPDYPDVHCNKQDVCVVTTGMGYANAASTIMALTFSRRFDLRQTYFLISGIAGVDPARGTLGTAAWAKYLVDFGLQWELDAREIPAGWNTGYLGINTKGPTDKPPLDYRTEVFQLNGKLADAAYALSRNVQLADSAQAQAARAKFNDAPANQPPVVTRCDTSSGNTWFSGTLLGERARQWTKLLTDNKGTYCMTAQEDNATFEALKRAASVHRVDLNRVAVLRTGSDFDRPYQGQTSVDNLLNYADQGGFPLATENLYRAGNPLVQDIVTHWSEWKGGVPRR; from the coding sequence ATGCTGACTCGCTCGTTACTTTCCGCAGCCGTGTTTTCGCTCGCCGCTTGCGCGATGGCGCCGTCCGTCGCGCAGAACAACGGCGACGCGTTCGCCGAAGCCGGTGCCCAGGGCCGCCCGGTGAAGGTGATGATCATCTCGATGTTCGGTCCGGAGGGCCAGGCGTGGCTCGACCGTCTCGGCCCGTGGAAGGACATCGCGGTGCCCGGCCTGTCGCCCGACTATCCGGACGTGCATTGCAACAAGCAGGACGTGTGCGTCGTCACGACGGGCATGGGCTATGCGAACGCGGCGTCGACGATCATGGCGCTCACGTTCTCGCGCCGCTTCGATCTGCGGCAGACATACTTCCTGATCTCGGGCATCGCGGGCGTCGATCCGGCGCGCGGCACGCTCGGCACCGCCGCGTGGGCGAAGTACCTCGTCGACTTCGGCCTGCAATGGGAGCTCGACGCGCGCGAGATTCCCGCAGGCTGGAACACCGGCTATCTCGGCATCAACACGAAGGGCCCGACCGACAAGCCGCCGCTCGACTACCGCACCGAAGTGTTTCAGTTGAACGGCAAGCTCGCGGACGCCGCGTATGCGCTGTCTCGCAACGTGCAGCTCGCCGACAGCGCGCAGGCGCAAGCCGCGCGCGCGAAGTTCAACGATGCGCCCGCGAACCAGCCGCCCGTCGTGACCCGTTGCGACACGTCGTCGGGCAATACGTGGTTTTCCGGCACGCTGCTCGGCGAACGCGCGCGCCAGTGGACGAAGCTCCTCACCGACAACAAGGGCACGTATTGCATGACCGCGCAGGAAGACAACGCAACGTTCGAGGCGCTCAAGCGCGCGGCGAGCGTGCATCGCGTCGACCTGAATCGCGTCGCGGTGCTGCGTACCGGCTCGGACTTCGATCGCCCGTATCAAGGCCAGACGAGCGTCGACAATCTGCTGAACTACGCGGACCAGGGCGGCTTCCCGCTCGCGACCGAGAACCTGTATCGCGCGGGCAATCCGCTCGTGCAGGACATCGTCACGCACTGGAGCGAATGGAAGGGCGGCGTGCCGCGCCGTTGA
- a CDS encoding alpha/beta hydrolase gives MDAFDFRSQIPGTSAESARVRPALAVSDVVIGGYAQDIVLRLYRRPDKSALPVVLYFHGGGFVRGALDDAERAARHLAEHVPALVVSVDYSLAPRHPFPAAPEDAYCAARWVEARARAFGGNPRKIGVAGHDAGGQLANCLAFIARDRGEIRIAAQVLIGPMLDPSLTRLADATRLASSDTTAQECAACYRAYLPQPSQRMHPYAAPLESARLAGLPPTLVATAQNDVLHVEAEKYASRLIDAGVPTQVVRYRDVSHAALADHTGALEEAARFFQLRFSSGSPG, from the coding sequence ATGGACGCATTCGATTTCCGCAGCCAAATCCCCGGCACGAGCGCTGAAAGCGCACGCGTGCGGCCGGCGCTCGCGGTGTCGGACGTCGTGATCGGCGGCTACGCGCAGGACATCGTGCTGCGCCTCTATCGCCGCCCCGACAAGTCCGCGCTGCCCGTCGTGCTTTACTTCCACGGCGGCGGCTTCGTGCGCGGCGCGCTCGACGACGCCGAGCGCGCCGCGCGCCATCTCGCCGAGCACGTGCCGGCGCTCGTCGTGTCGGTCGATTATTCGCTTGCGCCGCGGCATCCGTTTCCGGCCGCGCCGGAGGACGCGTACTGCGCGGCGCGCTGGGTCGAGGCCCGCGCGCGCGCGTTCGGCGGCAATCCGCGCAAGATCGGCGTGGCGGGGCACGACGCGGGCGGCCAGCTCGCGAATTGCCTCGCGTTCATCGCGCGCGACCGCGGCGAGATCCGCATCGCCGCGCAGGTGCTGATCGGCCCGATGCTCGATCCGAGCCTGACGCGGCTCGCCGACGCGACGCGTCTCGCGTCGTCCGACACGACCGCGCAGGAGTGCGCCGCGTGCTACCGCGCATACCTGCCGCAGCCGTCGCAGCGGATGCATCCGTATGCGGCGCCGCTCGAATCGGCGCGCCTCGCGGGGCTGCCGCCGACGCTCGTCGCGACCGCGCAGAACGACGTGCTGCACGTCGAGGCGGAAAAGTACGCGAGCCGTCTGATCGACGCGGGCGTGCCGACACAGGTGGTCCGCTACCGGGACGTGTCGCATGCGGCGCTCGCCGACCACACGGGCGCGCTCGAAGAGGCGGCGCGCTTCTTCCAGTTGCGCTTCAGCTCGGGTTCGCCGGGCTGA
- a CDS encoding efflux RND transporter periplasmic adaptor subunit, protein MAILRTSRSRIAAATFAVVVIAGLGAFGAIRVNASAPEKSAAPLPEVDVATVLSKTITDWQSYSGRLEAVEKVDVRPLVSGTIVSVNFKDGALVKKGDVLFVIDPRPYQAEVDRAAAQLAAAQARNGYAQSDWQRAQRLIGDNAIAKRDYDEKQNAAREASANLKAAQAALETARINLGYTRITAPVSGRVSRAEITLGNVVSAGASAAPLTTLVSVSPIYASFDADEQTYLRYIGGAKDGRKVPVELGLANESGYSRQGVIDSVDNRLDTSSGTIRVRARFDNADGSLVPGLYARVKVGGSAPHPALLIDDAAINTDQDKKFVFVVDQQGRVSYREVQLGAQHGNQRVIAGGLAAGDRIVVNGTQRVRPGEQVKPHLVPMTGGDDAAATPVAGGVQRPQGAPGNARA, encoded by the coding sequence ATGGCTATCTTGCGTACTTCCCGTTCGCGGATCGCGGCCGCGACGTTCGCGGTCGTCGTCATCGCGGGCCTCGGCGCGTTCGGCGCGATCCGCGTGAACGCGAGCGCGCCGGAGAAATCGGCGGCGCCGCTGCCGGAGGTCGACGTCGCGACCGTGCTGTCGAAGACGATCACCGACTGGCAGTCCTACTCGGGCCGCCTCGAGGCGGTCGAGAAGGTCGACGTGCGTCCGCTCGTGTCCGGCACGATCGTGTCGGTGAACTTCAAGGACGGCGCGCTCGTGAAGAAGGGTGACGTGCTGTTCGTGATCGATCCGCGTCCGTATCAGGCCGAGGTCGATCGCGCGGCCGCGCAGCTCGCCGCCGCGCAGGCCCGCAACGGCTACGCGCAGAGCGACTGGCAGCGCGCGCAACGCCTGATCGGCGACAACGCGATCGCCAAGCGCGACTACGACGAGAAGCAGAACGCCGCGCGCGAGGCATCGGCGAACCTGAAGGCGGCGCAGGCCGCGCTCGAGACCGCACGCATCAACCTCGGCTACACGCGGATCACCGCGCCCGTGTCGGGCCGCGTGTCGCGCGCGGAGATCACGCTCGGCAACGTCGTGTCGGCGGGCGCGTCGGCCGCGCCGCTCACGACGCTCGTATCGGTGTCGCCGATCTACGCGTCGTTCGACGCGGACGAGCAGACGTATCTGCGATACATCGGCGGCGCGAAGGATGGCCGCAAGGTGCCCGTCGAGCTCGGCCTCGCGAACGAGAGCGGCTACTCGCGGCAGGGCGTGATCGATTCGGTCGACAACCGGCTCGACACGTCGTCCGGCACGATCCGCGTGCGCGCGCGCTTCGACAACGCGGACGGCTCGCTCGTGCCCGGCCTCTACGCGCGCGTGAAGGTGGGCGGCAGCGCGCCGCATCCGGCGCTTCTCATCGACGACGCGGCGATCAACACCGATCAGGACAAGAAGTTCGTGTTCGTCGTCGACCAGCAGGGCCGCGTGTCGTATCGCGAAGTGCAGCTCGGCGCGCAGCACGGCAATCAGCGCGTGATCGCGGGCGGCCTCGCGGCGGGCGACCGGATCGTCGTGAACGGCACGCAGCGCGTGCGCCCGGGCGAGCAGGTGAAGCCGCATCTCGTGCCGATGACGGGCGGCGACGACGCCGCCGCGACGCCGGTGGCGGGCGGCGTGCAGCGTCCGCAGGGCGCGCCGGGCAACGCGCGCGCATGA
- a CDS encoding DUF4148 domain-containing protein codes for MKRSSLLAVAAIALAVAAPAFADGGIGPAGSYGDTSWHGHGTRTRAAVRAELEQARRDGTLAALRKSMSYAPPGAELVAQRPYRPDPDANQLAGAGR; via the coding sequence ATGAAACGCAGCAGTCTTCTCGCCGTCGCCGCCATCGCGCTCGCCGTTGCCGCGCCGGCATTCGCCGACGGCGGGATCGGCCCTGCGGGCAGCTACGGCGATACGTCTTGGCACGGCCACGGCACCCGCACGCGCGCCGCAGTCCGCGCCGAACTCGAACAGGCACGGCGCGACGGCACGCTCGCCGCGCTGCGCAAGTCGATGTCGTATGCGCCGCCCGGCGCCGAGCTCGTCGCGCAGCGCCCGTACCGCCCGGACCCCGACGCGAACCAGCTCGCGGGCGCGGGCCGGTAA